The Neorhodopirellula lusitana genome segment CTGCTGGCCGAGTCCAGCCTGACAAACCGGGAAGAGAACCAAGAGGCTTCTTCGCGTTCAGGCGAATCTCGCTCTTCCAGAAGCACACAGTCATCCCGTGATGCGGGTTCGCCCAGCGGCGGCCCAACACGCGACCGCCGAGCATCGTCGCGTGACGAAGCAAACTCACAACCACTGCCGCCTTTGCCCGAGTCGCATCCGACTGCGGGGCGAACGCTAGAAAGTTTCATCACCGGCCCGTGCAACGAGTTCGCGTTCTCGGCTGCCGCGATGGCAATCTCAACACCCGAAGTTGCGACACCGCTGTTCTTGCATGGGCCTACCGGAACCGGCAAGTCGCACCTGTTGCACGCCGTGGCTGAAGAGTTCCGACGTCGCCGCCGGATGCGTCGCGTCGTTCTCTTAACCGCTGAGCAATTCACCAATGATTTCGTCGGTTCGGTGAACTCCACCGGTCTGCCCGCCTTTCGTCGTCGCTACCGCGAAGTGGATGCACTGTTGATCGACGACGTGCACTTCCTGGCCGCCAAGACTGCCACGCTACGGGAAGCCCTCTACACTTTGGAAACTCTCGCTGCGGCCGGTAAGCCGTTGGTCTTCACAGCCAACCTGCCGCCCGCCGACATACGCGGTTTGACCGGCGAAGTGGCCGGCCGCATGGCGTCGGGCCTAGTGTGTCCGCTGACGAACTTGGATGCCGAGACACGACTCGCGCTGCTGAAACGAATGGTCAAGACGCGATGCGTGCTTGATTGCGAAGAAGAGCTTTTGGTGGAAGTCAGTGAATCGGTGGGCGGCGATGCCCGCGCCGTCACAGGCGTCGCGAACCTGATCGGAATGCTCCAACGCATGTTCCGTCGTGAACCCACGATCGAAGAAATCCGCCGGTTCGGCGGCGATTTGCTTCGCAACACTCGCTCGGCTCCGTCATTGCGGTCCATCGAGCGGGCGGTGTGCGACACCTTTGGCCTGGAAGGCGACGGACTTCGTGGCAAGGCTCAAACGAAGCGAGTCAGCGAACCCAGAACGCTCGCGATGTACCTGGCTCGCCAGCACACTGGCAGTGCGTTTACGGAAATTGCCCAGCATTTCGGTCGCCGCAGCCATTCAGGCGCGATCGCGGCTCAGCAAAAAGTGGAAGCGTGGCTGACCAGCGGGAAGGCGATTGGCGGTGGCGATGGTGCTATGTCTGCCCAAGATGCGATCACGCGAGTTGAAGCACGCCTGCGTGTTGGCTAGTACGACATCCACGCCTATCATTCAAGCAAATCCTAGTGGATGCTGTGATCGATTCACGGGCGTCCCGAAGCAGACGGTCAACAAACCAGATTCAGTCAACCAGCTGAATACGATTAACAAGCGACCGGGCGAGGGAAGCAGTTTCTGACACGCGGTGACGTCAATCGGACGATTGCGGCCGCGATTCGCAGAACAAGTTTCACCAAACGCTAGCAATACGATCATCAGCAAGATCCACTTCCAGTATTCGAATTTCCCGCACCTCCAAACGAACACAATAAGACGGTCACAAGGATGAGTTCAGACGACCACAAATTCGGCGACAAGGATTTTCGCGGCAAGAAGAAGAAACGCGAGGTCTCCGCTAGCGAGATCCTGCAGCGATCGCCTCCCTTCGAACTCGAAGCGGAAATGGGGGTGATCGGCAGCATCCTATTGATGCCAGACATTTGTGACGATATCGCGTCGCTGCGTGCTGACGACTTTTACGATGATGCAAACCGCATCATCTACTCACACATGCGCGAAATGTACGACCAGGGCGAGAAGATTGATATCACCCTGCTCGTTTCTCGGATGCGGACAGCGAACGAGTTTGAAAAGGCAGGCGGAGCTGCTTACCTGGCGAGACTTTCGGGAAGCGTTGCGAACGCTGCTCACGCGGTTTATTACGCCGAGATCGTTACCGAGAAAGCGGTCTATCGCCGGCTGATCGAGAACAGCACCGAGATCCTTCGTGACGCCTACGAGCAATCCAGTACCGCCAAGGAACTGTGCGCTCAAGCGGAACAAAAAGTCTTCGCGATCATGGACGGGCGCAGCAGCAGTTCGGTGTCCAACATCAGTGATGTGTTGCATCAATCGATGGACCGCATGGAAGCGCGGATGCGAGACGAT includes the following:
- a CDS encoding DnaA ATPase domain-containing protein; this translates as MSSTQGSIETQEAINRFADALRQRIGTDRFRLWFTHGVRFDVEPGDDETESLVLYVSGPFAADRIAKNFTTDLRASAIAAIGDHGRFRLDVAKQAEQPALLLDADDDEEAQDHDQRDNRFDDEEASFGNRHEPESRSESNGPKKSRNSSSFRRNGLSNSKRPGAGKLSSLLAESSLTNREENQEASSRSGESRSSRSTQSSRDAGSPSGGPTRDRRASSRDEANSQPLPPLPESHPTAGRTLESFITGPCNEFAFSAAAMAISTPEVATPLFLHGPTGTGKSHLLHAVAEEFRRRRRMRRVVLLTAEQFTNDFVGSVNSTGLPAFRRRYREVDALLIDDVHFLAAKTATLREALYTLETLAAAGKPLVFTANLPPADIRGLTGEVAGRMASGLVCPLTNLDAETRLALLKRMVKTRCVLDCEEELLVEVSESVGGDARAVTGVANLIGMLQRMFRREPTIEEIRRFGGDLLRNTRSAPSLRSIERAVCDTFGLEGDGLRGKAQTKRVSEPRTLAMYLARQHTGSAFTEIAQHFGRRSHSGAIAAQQKVEAWLTSGKAIGGGDGAMSAQDAITRVEARLRVG